Proteins encoded within one genomic window of Amorphoplanes friuliensis DSM 7358:
- a CDS encoding haloacid dehalogenase-like hydrolase → MWDIDYTLLRGGGVAAQAWRAAFTEVTGVAWRAMPILGGRTDLDICAEVFATHGVTDCTPERFFARYVEEVQGLRHLFVEQGALMPGVRAVLDELGRRGDVVQTLVTGNVPEVAAAKVAAFELDDVFDAEVGGYGTDDSVRATLVRRSLERAEAKYGERFQPVVIGDTAFDVTAALANQALAVAVATGSTSMADLALAGAHAVLPDLSDVDAAVAVITA, encoded by the coding sequence ATGTGGGACATCGACTACACGTTGCTGCGTGGGGGTGGGGTGGCGGCGCAGGCTTGGCGGGCTGCGTTCACCGAGGTGACCGGGGTGGCTTGGCGGGCGATGCCGATTTTGGGTGGGCGGACGGATCTGGACATCTGTGCCGAGGTTTTTGCCACGCACGGGGTCACCGATTGCACGCCTGAGCGGTTCTTTGCCCGGTATGTCGAGGAGGTGCAGGGGTTGCGGCACCTTTTTGTGGAGCAGGGGGCGTTGATGCCGGGGGTGCGGGCCGTGCTCGACGAGCTGGGGCGTCGCGGGGATGTGGTGCAGACGTTGGTCACCGGGAACGTGCCGGAGGTGGCCGCGGCGAAGGTGGCTGCTTTTGAGCTCGATGATGTGTTCGATGCCGAGGTCGGCGGGTACGGCACCGACGACAGCGTGCGGGCGACGCTGGTGCGGCGGAGTTTGGAACGGGCCGAGGCGAAGTACGGTGAGCGTTTTCAGCCCGTGGTCATCGGGGACACGGCTTTTGATGTGACGGCGGCGCTGGCCAATCAGGCGTTGGCGGTCGCGGTGGCGACCGGGTCGACGAGCATGGCCGATCTGGCGCTGGCCGGGGCGCACGCCGTGCTGCCGGATCTTTCCGATGTGGACGCGGCGGTTGCGGTGATCACAGCCTGA
- a CDS encoding DUF2191 domain-containing protein, whose amino-acid sequence MAEGLIVPGGEGMAEGDSVSGDVGDSALREAAPELRRLQGLERIAALGEAGAFDELLDKRNYRN is encoded by the coding sequence ATGGCTGAGGGTTTGATCGTTCCGGGCGGCGAAGGAATGGCGGAAGGCGATTCGGTGTCCGGCGACGTGGGTGACAGCGCGTTGCGGGAGGCGGCGCCGGAGTTGAGGCGTTTGCAAGGTCTTGAACGGATTGCGGCTCTGGGTGAGGCCGGCGCGTTTGACGAGTTGCTGGACAAACGCAACTACCGCAACTGA
- a CDS encoding MFS transporter — MTSTAARVRRTYYVLNLGNTLAASLIWGVNTLFLLDAGLSNFEAFTANAFFTAGMVLFEVPTGIVADSWGRRASYLLGTVTLALTTVLYLWLWQIEGPFWAWALSSVLIGLGFTFFSGATEAWLVDALQATGYAGSLDTVFARGQVFMGVGMLLGAGGGGYLAQFAGLGAPYLLRAGVLVLMFALAAVLMRDLGFTPDRGTSYLAEVRTIAGHSVEFGLKVRPVRWLMLAAPFTGGITIYVGYALQPHLLDLWGDKTAYGIAGLSAALLAAAQIVGGLVTPYLRRVFIRRTSMLLATLGLSVLVVLLIGLIRNFWVVLVLIVAWGLLGSAAQPVRQAYLNGMIPSRQRATILSFDSLMTSTGGVVAQPGLGRAADIWGYPFSFVLSAGLSALALPFVWLSRRERAPADTRTVTSPAEP; from the coding sequence ATGACCTCCACCGCCGCGCGGGTCCGGCGTACGTACTACGTCCTCAACCTCGGCAACACGCTGGCCGCGTCGCTGATCTGGGGCGTGAACACGCTGTTCCTGCTGGACGCGGGGCTGAGCAACTTCGAGGCTTTCACCGCGAACGCGTTCTTCACCGCCGGCATGGTGCTGTTCGAGGTGCCGACCGGGATCGTCGCGGACTCGTGGGGGCGCCGGGCGTCGTACCTGCTCGGCACGGTGACCCTGGCCCTGACCACGGTCCTCTACCTGTGGTTGTGGCAGATCGAGGGGCCGTTCTGGGCCTGGGCGCTGTCGTCGGTGCTGATCGGCCTCGGTTTCACCTTCTTCTCCGGCGCGACCGAGGCCTGGCTGGTCGACGCTCTGCAGGCCACCGGGTACGCCGGCAGCCTCGACACGGTGTTCGCCCGGGGCCAGGTGTTCATGGGCGTCGGCATGCTGCTCGGCGCGGGCGGCGGCGGTTACCTGGCCCAGTTCGCCGGTCTCGGCGCGCCCTACCTGCTGCGCGCCGGTGTGCTCGTGCTGATGTTCGCCCTGGCGGCGGTGCTGATGCGCGACCTCGGCTTCACCCCGGACCGCGGGACGAGCTACCTCGCCGAGGTCCGCACGATCGCCGGCCACTCGGTGGAGTTCGGGCTGAAGGTGCGGCCGGTGCGCTGGCTGATGCTCGCGGCGCCGTTCACGGGCGGGATCACGATCTACGTCGGGTACGCGTTGCAGCCGCACCTGCTCGACCTGTGGGGCGACAAGACCGCGTACGGCATCGCGGGGCTGTCGGCGGCACTTCTTGCGGCTGCGCAGATCGTCGGCGGGCTCGTCACGCCGTACCTGAGGAGGGTTTTCATCCGGCGCACGTCGATGCTCCTGGCCACCCTGGGCCTGAGTGTGCTGGTGGTGCTGCTGATCGGCCTGATCCGGAACTTCTGGGTGGTGCTGGTGCTGATCGTCGCCTGGGGGCTGCTCGGGTCGGCGGCGCAGCCGGTGCGTCAGGCGTACCTGAACGGCATGATCCCGTCGCGGCAGCGGGCGACCATCCTGTCCTTCGACTCGCTGATGACCTCCACCGGCGGTGTCGTGGCCCAGCCCGGTCTGGGCCGGGCCGCCGACATCTGGGGGTACCCGTTCTCGTTCGTGCTGTCGGCCGGGCTCTCCGCGCTCGCGCTGCCGTTCGTCTGGCTCTCGCGGCGTGAGCGTGCCCCGGCCGACACCCGGACGGTCACTTCCCCGGCAGAGCCGTGA
- the recO gene encoding DNA repair protein RecO, which translates to MTSVPTGYRRHLYRDDAVVLRVQKLGESDRIITLLTRRHGRLRAVARGVRRTTSRFGARLEPFGHIDLQLAGSPEGVGSSLHSVSQVEALTLFGKRFLEDYPRYTAASAIAETAERLSPVEREPALRLFQLTLGAFKALAAGEHASSLVLDAYLLRGMNFAGWAPALGECAVCGDPGRHGAFSVPAGGAVCPDCRPPGAAHPAPATIGLMQALTSGDWQLADSTEPSARRECSGLVAAHLQWHMERNLRALPLVDRRESTS; encoded by the coding sequence ATGACGTCCGTGCCCACCGGATATCGACGCCACCTCTACCGCGACGACGCGGTGGTCCTGCGCGTCCAGAAACTGGGCGAGAGCGACCGCATCATCACGCTGCTGACCCGCCGCCACGGCCGCCTGCGCGCGGTGGCCCGGGGAGTGCGCCGCACGACCTCACGCTTCGGTGCCCGGCTGGAGCCGTTCGGCCACATCGATCTTCAGCTGGCCGGCTCACCCGAGGGTGTGGGCAGCAGCCTGCACTCGGTCAGCCAGGTCGAGGCCCTCACACTCTTCGGCAAGAGGTTCCTCGAGGACTACCCGCGATACACCGCGGCCAGCGCCATCGCGGAGACCGCCGAGCGGCTCTCCCCGGTCGAGCGCGAGCCGGCGCTGCGGCTCTTCCAGCTCACCCTGGGCGCCTTCAAGGCCCTGGCGGCGGGGGAGCACGCGAGCAGCCTGGTCCTCGACGCCTACCTGCTGCGCGGCATGAACTTCGCCGGCTGGGCCCCGGCCCTCGGCGAGTGCGCGGTCTGCGGCGACCCCGGACGGCACGGCGCGTTCTCGGTGCCCGCCGGCGGCGCGGTCTGCCCCGACTGCCGCCCGCCCGGCGCGGCCCATCCGGCCCCGGCCACGATCGGCCTGATGCAGGCCCTGACCAGCGGCGACTGGCAGCTCGCCGACTCCACCGAGCCATCCGCCCGCCGCGAGTGCAGCGGTCTCGTGGCAGCACATCTGCAGTGGCACATGGAGCGCAACCTGCGCGCGCTGCCACTGGTCGACCGACGGGAGAGCACTTCGTGA
- a CDS encoding energy-coupling factor transporter transmembrane component T family protein has protein sequence MTLVLEPVADATAALARRNPVAKLGAALIFSLPLVATLDPLTPAIALVIELAVLPFFGVRYGVLARRAWPLSLAAAGILVTMVLFAADRSGSLLFSLGPFAITTGVVLSALGLVLRVFAVALPGIIVFATTDPTDLADALVQNAKAPARFAIGALAAFRLIPLLGEEWQMLGLARRARGIDAGRNPLAKLRLFGSTAFALLVGALRRGGRLAVAMDARGFDSDTPRTYARRQVFGAADWLLLAGAALLSAGALTASVLTGLFRPIIG, from the coding sequence GTGACCCTGGTCCTCGAACCGGTGGCGGACGCCACGGCCGCGCTGGCCCGGCGCAACCCGGTCGCCAAACTCGGCGCGGCACTGATCTTCTCGCTGCCGCTGGTCGCCACCCTCGACCCGCTGACCCCCGCGATCGCGCTGGTGATCGAGCTGGCGGTGCTGCCGTTCTTCGGGGTCCGATACGGCGTGCTGGCCCGCCGGGCGTGGCCGCTGTCGCTGGCCGCGGCGGGCATCCTGGTCACGATGGTGCTGTTCGCCGCCGATCGCAGCGGCAGCCTGCTGTTCTCCCTCGGCCCGTTCGCCATCACCACCGGCGTTGTCCTGAGCGCCCTCGGTCTGGTGCTGCGGGTCTTCGCGGTCGCGCTCCCCGGCATCATCGTCTTCGCCACGACCGACCCGACCGACCTCGCGGACGCGCTGGTGCAGAACGCCAAGGCGCCGGCCCGCTTCGCCATCGGGGCGCTCGCGGCGTTCCGGCTCATCCCGCTGCTCGGCGAGGAGTGGCAGATGCTCGGCCTGGCCCGCCGCGCCCGGGGCATCGACGCCGGGCGCAACCCGCTCGCCAAGCTCCGCCTCTTCGGCTCGACAGCCTTCGCCCTGCTCGTCGGGGCCCTCCGGCGCGGTGGCCGCCTGGCGGTGGCGATGGACGCGCGCGGCTTCGACTCGGACACCCCCCGCACGTACGCCCGTCGTCAGGTCTTCGGGGCCGCCGACTGGTTGCTGCTGGCCGGGGCCGCCCTGCTGTCGGCCGGTGCCCTGACGGCCAGTGTCCTGACCGGACTCTTCCGGCCGATCATCGGCTGA
- a CDS encoding ECF transporter S component: MTKYGWRTIDIVIASIIAVTFGVIFWAWNIVWGATETAFAFFPPAQTLLYGVWLIPAVLAGLIIRKPGAALFTETVAAVISALLGAKWGATVIPQGLVQGLGAELAFALLFYRSWKLPAALLAGLLTGVSAAVFDFFAWNAATDLWDYRIPYALLTIVSSTIVAGVGSWALTRALAPTGVLDRFAAGRDRALV, from the coding sequence ATGACAAAGTACGGCTGGCGCACGATCGACATCGTGATCGCCTCGATCATCGCGGTCACCTTCGGCGTGATCTTCTGGGCTTGGAACATCGTCTGGGGAGCCACCGAGACCGCGTTCGCCTTTTTCCCGCCCGCGCAGACGCTGCTCTACGGCGTCTGGCTGATCCCGGCCGTGCTGGCCGGACTGATCATCCGGAAGCCGGGCGCCGCGCTGTTCACCGAGACGGTGGCGGCCGTGATCTCCGCGCTGCTCGGTGCCAAGTGGGGTGCCACCGTCATCCCGCAGGGCCTGGTGCAGGGGCTCGGCGCCGAGCTGGCGTTCGCGCTGCTGTTCTACCGGTCGTGGAAGCTGCCGGCGGCCCTGCTCGCCGGTCTGCTGACCGGTGTCAGCGCGGCCGTCTTCGACTTCTTCGCCTGGAACGCCGCCACCGACCTGTGGGACTACCGCATCCCGTACGCCCTGCTCACGATCGTCAGCAGCACGATCGTCGCGGGTGTCGGCAGCTGGGCGCTGACCCGGGCCCTGGCCCCGACCGGCGTCCTGGACCGCTTCGCCGCGGGCCGCGACCGAGCCCTGGTCTGA
- a CDS encoding isoprenyl transferase: MTRPPIPHISGARPPALPAAAIPKHVAVVMDGNGRWAKERGLSRTKGHEQGEHSLFDTIEGAIELGIPYLSAYAFSTENWKRSPEEVRFLMGFNRDVIRRRRDQLVDLGVRVVWSGRAGRLWKSVISELQTAEEMSKDNKTLTLQFCVNYGGQAEIADATAAIARDVVAGKLKADKITEKTIQKYLYHPEIPEVDMFLRPSGEERTSNFLLWQSAYAELVFLDTLWPDFDRRHLWYACELYAQRDRRFGGAIPNPVAPK, from the coding sequence GTGACGCGTCCACCCATTCCGCACATCTCCGGTGCCCGGCCGCCCGCGTTGCCCGCGGCCGCGATCCCGAAGCACGTCGCGGTGGTGATGGACGGCAACGGCCGCTGGGCCAAGGAGCGCGGCCTGTCCCGCACCAAGGGCCACGAGCAGGGTGAGCACTCCCTCTTCGACACGATCGAGGGCGCCATCGAGCTCGGCATCCCCTACCTCTCGGCCTACGCGTTCTCCACGGAGAACTGGAAGCGGTCCCCCGAGGAGGTCCGCTTCCTGATGGGCTTCAACCGCGACGTCATCCGCCGCCGCCGCGACCAGCTGGTCGACCTCGGCGTCCGTGTCGTGTGGTCGGGCCGCGCCGGGCGCCTGTGGAAAAGCGTGATCTCCGAGCTGCAGACCGCCGAGGAGATGTCCAAGGACAACAAGACGCTGACCCTGCAGTTCTGCGTCAACTACGGCGGCCAGGCGGAGATCGCGGACGCGACGGCGGCGATCGCCCGGGACGTGGTCGCGGGCAAGCTCAAGGCCGACAAGATCACCGAGAAGACGATCCAGAAATACCTGTACCACCCGGAGATCCCCGAGGTGGACATGTTCCTGCGCCCGTCCGGCGAGGAACGCACGTCCAACTTCCTGCTCTGGCAGTCGGCGTATGCCGAGCTGGTCTTCCTCGACACCCTCTGGCCCGACTTCGACCGCCGCCACCTCTGGTATGCGTGCGAGCTCTACGCCCAGCGCGACCGCCGCTTCGGCGGTGCGATCCCCAACCCGGTGGCGCCGAAGTGA
- a CDS encoding histidine phosphatase family protein, with protein sequence MRLLYLARHGDAENGHLSARGRRQAELLAARLADVPLSTVTHSPLPRAAETAAALPVPAVASEIVGDYPPYLPAHTPATFTPLVEGWTPDELRDGPKFAQEALSRFAVPAPEETHELVVTHSFLVAWFVRAALGAPEDRWMGLNNCNAALTVIRYTDERPPTLMLFNDMSHLPADLRWTGFPPHLRL encoded by the coding sequence GTGAGGTTGCTCTACCTGGCCCGCCACGGCGACGCCGAGAACGGTCATCTCTCCGCCCGCGGTCGCCGGCAGGCGGAGCTCCTGGCCGCCCGGCTCGCCGACGTCCCCCTGTCCACGGTCACCCACAGCCCGCTGCCCCGAGCTGCGGAAACGGCCGCGGCGCTGCCCGTGCCGGCGGTCGCCTCGGAGATCGTCGGCGACTACCCGCCGTACCTGCCGGCCCACACCCCGGCCACCTTCACACCGCTGGTCGAGGGCTGGACACCCGACGAGCTCCGCGACGGCCCGAAGTTCGCGCAGGAGGCCCTGTCCCGCTTCGCCGTGCCCGCCCCGGAGGAGACCCACGAGCTGGTCGTCACCCACAGCTTCCTGGTCGCCTGGTTCGTCCGCGCCGCGCTGGGCGCCCCCGAGGACCGCTGGATGGGCCTCAACAACTGCAACGCCGCCCTGACCGTGATCCGTTACACGGACGAGCGCCCACCGACGCTCATGCTCTTCAACGACATGTCCCACCTGCCCGCCGACCTGCGCTGGACAGGCTTCCCACCCCACCTCAGGCTGTGA
- a CDS encoding ABC transporter ATP-binding protein, whose translation MAEVVLRGFGWRHAGRRAWAVRGVDLTVSHGERVLLLGPSGAGKSTLLAALAGLLPEDSGESEGTVEIDGLEPVKARERVGIVFQDPQTQLVMARSGDDVAFGLENRGVPAAEIWPRVSDALERVGFPYPIGRKTAALSGGEQQRLALAGVLALRPGLLLLDEPTANLDPAGGTLIREAVIRAHDPDRTLILVEHRVAEALPLVDRVVVLEPGGGVRADGTPETVFADLGDRLAAEGVWVPGRPLPTHRAVSPPADLLVRAESITVQHRLSAVSLSARAGEALAVTGPNGAGKSTLALVLGGLLAPTSGTVTAFDEPRPPHRWRAAALTQRIGSVFQAPEHQFVTSRVSDELALGPRQLGRTDVASIVDELLERLRLTKLAGANPYTLSGGEARRLSVATALATAPRLLVLDEPTFGQDRRTWIELVELLARLRDDGHGIVAVTHDDDFVTALADRVQHLERS comes from the coding sequence ATGGCCGAGGTCGTGCTGCGGGGCTTCGGCTGGCGCCACGCCGGGCGCCGGGCCTGGGCCGTCCGCGGCGTCGACCTGACCGTCTCGCACGGTGAGCGGGTGCTCCTGCTGGGTCCTTCCGGGGCCGGCAAGAGCACCCTGCTCGCCGCGCTGGCCGGCCTGCTGCCCGAGGACTCCGGCGAGTCCGAGGGCACGGTCGAGATCGACGGGCTGGAGCCGGTCAAGGCCCGCGAACGGGTCGGCATCGTCTTCCAGGATCCGCAGACGCAGCTCGTGATGGCCCGCAGCGGCGACGACGTCGCGTTCGGGTTGGAGAACAGGGGCGTTCCGGCTGCGGAGATCTGGCCACGGGTGTCCGACGCGCTCGAGCGCGTCGGTTTCCCGTACCCGATCGGCCGGAAGACCGCCGCGCTCTCCGGCGGCGAGCAGCAGAGGCTGGCCCTGGCCGGGGTTCTGGCTCTGCGGCCCGGGCTGCTGCTGCTCGACGAGCCGACCGCCAACCTCGACCCGGCCGGCGGGACCCTGATCCGCGAGGCGGTCATCCGCGCGCACGACCCGGACAGGACGCTGATCCTGGTCGAGCACCGTGTCGCGGAGGCACTCCCCCTGGTCGACCGGGTGGTCGTCCTCGAGCCGGGCGGCGGTGTCCGTGCCGACGGCACGCCCGAGACCGTCTTCGCCGATCTGGGCGACCGGCTCGCGGCCGAGGGCGTCTGGGTGCCGGGCCGCCCCCTGCCCACCCACCGGGCCGTCTCGCCCCCGGCCGATCTCCTGGTACGCGCAGAGTCGATCACCGTCCAGCACCGTCTGTCCGCCGTCAGCCTGTCGGCCCGGGCCGGCGAGGCACTGGCGGTGACCGGCCCGAACGGCGCCGGGAAGTCGACCCTGGCCCTGGTGCTGGGCGGGCTGCTGGCCCCCACCTCCGGCACGGTCACCGCCTTCGACGAACCACGCCCACCGCACAGGTGGCGAGCGGCGGCGCTGACCCAGCGCATCGGCTCGGTCTTCCAGGCACCGGAACACCAGTTCGTGACGTCGCGGGTCAGCGACGAGCTGGCCCTCGGTCCCCGGCAACTCGGCCGCACCGACGTTGCCTCCATCGTGGACGAGCTGCTGGAGCGGCTGCGGTTGACGAAGCTGGCGGGAGCTAACCCGTACACGCTCTCCGGGGGTGAGGCCCGCCGGCTCAGCGTGGCGACGGCCCTGGCCACCGCGCCGCGGCTCCTCGTCCTGGACGAGCCGACCTTCGGCCAGGACCGGCGCACCTGGATCGAGCTGGTCGAGCTGCTGGCGCGGCTCCGCGACGACGGCCACGGCATCGTTGCGGTCACCCACGACGACGACTTCGTGACCGCGCTGGCCGACCGCGTCCAGCACCTGGAGCGATCGTGA
- a CDS encoding PHP domain-containing protein has translation MGHGHHHDHDHSHDAAAGTDVPAALDLNVPDSELSPSDVSRRGFLRNAGLLGAGAAASVLATPSAAAAAGLPHSHGPVGGGTEKGGFRWLAGDHHIHTQHSSDGLYRVIDQAGHGRAFGLDWVVITDHGSNAHAKIGVDKVNPDILATRKQLPDLLTFQGLEWNIPAAEHATVFVHPGRNEVAVLKQFEQTFDGSQLPATNTEAQNEAAAIAGIKFLGEQVRQRKVDGALFLANHPSRRGIDSPHEIRNWRDADPTVAIGMEGAPGHQAAGIKAPNGRGGARGYYDNNPSAASFAGFPLETYRSWGGFDWMTSTVGGLWDSLLAEGRAWWVTVNSDSHVNYLDQSDRGPGSDFEANGRYNDPVYTGTVNTGAGDFWPGFYGRTSVGATSFSYKAVMDGLRAGRVWVDHGRLIKTLDARVRVAGDRRPSTGTPLGGVLHVRRGTATELTLEIDLQDMPNWAQFIPVLSRVDVIVGQVTGPVAARDTFTAPTAKVVKSYEVSPGAKRLTVTYSLGRLDKPFYLRLRGTDGKRTQPGLMGASVDPYGPQLDVIGDADPWGDLWFYTNPIWVLPK, from the coding sequence ATGGGTCACGGCCATCACCACGATCACGACCACTCGCACGACGCCGCCGCCGGCACCGACGTACCCGCGGCCCTTGATCTGAACGTCCCCGACAGCGAGCTGTCACCGTCGGACGTCTCGCGCCGCGGCTTCCTGCGCAACGCGGGTCTCCTCGGTGCCGGTGCCGCCGCGTCGGTCCTCGCCACCCCCTCGGCCGCGGCCGCCGCCGGGCTGCCGCACTCGCACGGACCCGTCGGCGGTGGCACCGAGAAGGGTGGCTTCCGCTGGCTCGCCGGCGACCACCACATCCACACCCAGCACAGCTCCGACGGCCTCTACCGGGTCATCGACCAGGCCGGCCACGGACGCGCGTTCGGGCTCGACTGGGTTGTCATCACCGACCACGGCAGCAACGCCCACGCCAAGATCGGTGTGGACAAGGTCAACCCGGACATCCTGGCGACCCGCAAGCAGCTGCCGGACCTCCTGACCTTCCAGGGTCTCGAATGGAACATCCCGGCCGCCGAGCACGCCACCGTCTTCGTGCACCCGGGCCGCAACGAGGTCGCGGTGCTCAAGCAGTTCGAGCAGACCTTCGACGGCTCGCAGCTGCCCGCGACCAACACCGAGGCGCAGAACGAGGCCGCGGCGATCGCCGGCATCAAGTTCCTCGGCGAGCAGGTCAGGCAGCGCAAGGTCGACGGCGCGCTGTTCCTGGCCAACCACCCGTCACGACGCGGCATCGACTCGCCGCACGAGATCCGCAACTGGCGTGACGCCGACCCGACCGTCGCCATCGGCATGGAAGGCGCCCCCGGCCACCAGGCCGCCGGCATCAAGGCCCCGAACGGCCGCGGCGGCGCACGCGGCTACTACGACAACAACCCGTCGGCCGCGTCGTTCGCGGGCTTCCCCCTGGAGACGTACCGGTCCTGGGGCGGCTTCGACTGGATGACCTCGACCGTCGGCGGCCTCTGGGACAGCCTCCTCGCCGAAGGCCGCGCCTGGTGGGTCACGGTCAACTCCGACAGCCACGTCAACTACCTCGACCAGTCCGACCGCGGCCCGGGCAGCGACTTCGAAGCCAACGGCCGTTACAACGACCCCGTCTACACCGGCACGGTCAACACCGGCGCCGGCGACTTCTGGCCCGGCTTCTACGGCCGCACCAGCGTCGGCGCGACGTCGTTCTCGTACAAGGCGGTCATGGACGGCCTGCGCGCCGGCCGCGTCTGGGTCGACCACGGCCGGCTCATCAAAACCCTGGACGCCCGGGTCCGGGTCGCGGGCGACCGCCGCCCCTCCACCGGTACGCCCCTGGGCGGCGTCCTCCACGTGCGCCGCGGCACAGCCACCGAACTGACCCTCGAGATCGACCTCCAGGACATGCCGAACTGGGCCCAGTTCATCCCCGTCCTCTCCCGCGTCGACGTCATCGTCGGCCAGGTCACCGGCCCCGTCGCCGCCCGCGACACCTTCACGGCGCCGACGGCGAAGGTCGTCAAGTCGTACGAGGTCTCCCCCGGCGCCAAACGCCTCACGGTGACGTACTCCCTGGGCCGCCTCGACAAGCCGTTCTACCTCCGCCTCCGCGGCACCGACGGCAAACGCACCCAGCCCGGCCTGATGGGCGCGTCCGTCGACCCGTACGGCCCCCAGCTCGACGTGATCGGCGACGCCGACCCGTGGGGCGACCTGTGGTTCTACACCAACCCGATCTGGGTCCTCCCCAAGTGA
- a CDS encoding DUF4097 family beta strand repeat-containing protein — MTPTLARRAGAATLIAATAAVLAGCGGGIGARLTYDDTEKVKVSEIVLTGGSGDLTVRTAAVSETRIKRIVRTDSAADPQASYRLDGTVLNIDTSCGESCRVSYEIEAPTGVAVRGKLGSSDVALADVATVDVTVGSGDVVITGATGSVAIKTGSGDITANNLKGAVQLVSGAGDVKAVDLSGGAAVRAQASSGDVDVQMTAVAPVTARTGSGDITLLVPDGAYQIKTHTGSGDEAVVGLTNDPAAKNLLDVQTGSGDATITALPGK, encoded by the coding sequence ATGACCCCGACTCTCGCCCGGCGCGCCGGCGCCGCCACCCTGATCGCCGCGACCGCCGCTGTCCTGGCCGGCTGCGGCGGCGGGATCGGCGCCCGGCTGACCTACGACGACACCGAGAAGGTGAAGGTCTCCGAGATCGTCCTGACCGGCGGCAGCGGCGACCTGACCGTACGGACGGCTGCGGTCTCGGAGACGCGGATCAAGCGGATCGTCCGCACCGACAGCGCCGCGGACCCGCAGGCCTCGTACCGCCTCGACGGGACGGTGCTGAACATCGACACCAGCTGCGGCGAGAGCTGCCGGGTGTCGTACGAGATCGAGGCACCGACCGGGGTGGCCGTGCGCGGCAAGCTCGGCTCGAGTGACGTCGCCCTCGCCGACGTGGCGACCGTGGACGTCACCGTCGGGTCCGGTGATGTGGTCATCACCGGGGCGACCGGCTCGGTGGCGATCAAGACCGGCTCGGGTGACATCACCGCCAACAACCTCAAGGGTGCGGTGCAGCTGGTCAGCGGCGCGGGTGACGTCAAGGCGGTCGACCTGTCCGGCGGTGCGGCCGTCCGCGCGCAGGCTTCCTCCGGTGACGTCGACGTGCAGATGACCGCGGTCGCCCCGGTGACCGCGCGGACCGGCAGCGGGGACATCACCCTGCTGGTGCCGGACGGCGCGTACCAGATCAAGACCCACACCGGGTCGGGTGACGAGGCCGTGGTCGGGCTGACCAACGACCCGGCGGCGAAGAACCTGCTCGACGTGCAGACCGGCAGCGGCGACGCGACGATCACGGCTCTGCCGGGGAAGTGA
- a CDS encoding RDD family protein has translation MQFAPRPAYLTVGAGGRLGAVLLDGLLIMVTFGIGWLLWMLVTWANGQTPAKQLLGHVVADANTGQAFTWGGMFLREFVIKGLLFGLVNTISFGVFSVVDALFVFRADCRTLHDLVAGSVVRHR, from the coding sequence GTGCAGTTCGCCCCCCGGCCCGCCTACCTGACCGTCGGCGCCGGCGGGCGACTCGGGGCGGTGCTGCTCGACGGCCTGCTCATCATGGTCACGTTTGGCATCGGCTGGCTCCTCTGGATGCTGGTGACCTGGGCCAACGGTCAGACGCCGGCCAAACAGCTGCTCGGGCACGTGGTCGCCGACGCGAACACCGGCCAGGCGTTCACGTGGGGCGGGATGTTCCTGCGCGAGTTCGTGATCAAGGGCCTGCTGTTCGGTCTGGTCAACACGATCTCGTTCGGCGTCTTCTCCGTCGTCGACGCACTCTTCGTCTTCCGGGCGGACTGCCGCACTCTGCACGACCTGGTCGCCGGCTCGGTCGTCCGGCACCGGTAA
- a CDS encoding MTH1187 family thiamine-binding protein → MLVAFSVTPLGAGDSVGDLVAEAVRVVRASGLPNRTDAMFTTIEGEWDEVMAVVKQAVDVVAAGAPRVSVSLKADVRPGVVDALHAKVEHVERRLAEQ, encoded by the coding sequence ATGTTGGTTGCGTTTTCTGTCACGCCGCTCGGGGCCGGGGATTCGGTCGGGGATCTGGTTGCTGAGGCTGTGCGGGTGGTGCGGGCTTCGGGGTTGCCGAATCGGACTGATGCCATGTTCACCACGATCGAGGGTGAGTGGGATGAGGTCATGGCGGTGGTGAAGCAGGCCGTTGATGTGGTGGCGGCGGGGGCGCCGCGGGTGAGTGTTTCTTTGAAGGCTGATGTCCGGCCTGGGGTTGTTGATGCGTTGCACGCCAAGGTTGAGCATGTCGAGCGGCGGTTGGCGGAGCAGTGA